One segment of Candidatus Hydrogenedentota bacterium DNA contains the following:
- a CDS encoding prepilin-type N-terminal cleavage/methylation domain-containing protein has product MRRSGFTLIEMLAAISLLTAALGMIWGAWLQASATADVLERKTDATDRAVHAMARISRELRAASRASLSALPAAEIAYRIPEDLDANGLPIDADGMPEWSGPRRIGRDYNDANGDGFTASQLILEHPGGVDVIANGLPAAEPPGVSPSGNPGIWFEARDGGILVQLEVVCLTRRAREVPARVAQFIALRNP; this is encoded by the coding sequence ATGCGCCGTAGCGGGTTCACATTGATCGAGATGCTCGCCGCGATCTCCCTGTTGACCGCCGCGCTCGGGATGATCTGGGGCGCCTGGTTGCAGGCCAGTGCGACGGCGGATGTCCTGGAGCGAAAGACCGACGCGACGGATCGCGCCGTACACGCCATGGCCCGAATCTCCCGAGAATTGCGTGCGGCTTCCCGGGCCAGCCTGTCCGCCTTGCCCGCCGCCGAGATCGCCTACCGGATCCCGGAGGACCTTGACGCGAACGGATTGCCGATAGACGCGGACGGTATGCCGGAATGGAGCGGGCCTCGCCGGATCGGGCGCGACTACAACGACGCCAATGGCGATGGTTTCACCGCGAGCCAGTTGATATTGGAACACCCCGGCGGAGTCGACGTGATTGCAAACGGTCTTCCCGCAGCCGAGCCGCCTGGCGTCTCGCCGAGCGGCAACCCCGGCATCTGGTTCGAAGCGCGGGATGGCGGCATCCTCGTGCAATTGGAGGTGGTCTGCTTGACGCGCCGGGCGCGGGAGGTTCCCGCGCGCGTGGCGCAGTTTATTGCGCTGAGGAATCCGTGA
- a CDS encoding TolC family protein produces the protein MPVVPSRWMPVTRLSGPIARYGVIAAAAASLLVLPSCARFTPPDRTSTELPIPAAFSLYETAGELPDAWWNSFDSGDLNALVDAALSGNFTIAQAAARIRQAGAVARQAGAPLRPTLSYGADASLSRRRTELGGGESGLDAATRRLNALNALLDAASGGGGGTGPLGGAVRSAQQGRNAVESLLQPSPPDSLTVNTDQYGLGLTAGYEVDVWGRLRADEAAALSALDATREEAHAVVHTIAGQVALTWFNLLETAQVLGVVRGQLETNQTNLGLIELRYRNGLATTLDVYQQRQAVAETESAIPLLEARYELLKHTLNILLGRAPRDDLDLTEAAFAAPGPLPPYGLPADLLARRPDVRAAGLRLRAADWRVAAARADRLPRLQLSAGLSSDAAAIGSLFDSWIAQLAASVTGPLFDGGRREAEIERARAEADERLAAYRQIVLEAVAEVEDALVLIDRQQALIQALDRQLEAARNSHREALGRYRKGLTDYLPVLTALRNLQSLERDVVEAAHDLLVYRVQLHLALGGGWMAGALDAREGKNE, from the coding sequence ATGCCCGTAGTACCGTCGCGCTGGATGCCCGTCACGCGCCTTTCCGGACCAATCGCCCGGTATGGCGTGATTGCCGCCGCCGCCGCGTCTCTCCTGGTTCTGCCCAGCTGCGCGCGCTTCACGCCGCCCGATAGAACCTCCACTGAACTTCCGATCCCGGCTGCGTTTTCGCTATACGAGACTGCCGGGGAACTCCCGGACGCGTGGTGGAACTCCTTCGATTCCGGCGACTTGAACGCGCTGGTGGATGCGGCGCTCTCGGGGAACTTCACCATTGCGCAGGCCGCCGCGCGAATACGGCAGGCCGGGGCCGTGGCGCGCCAGGCGGGCGCTCCCCTGCGCCCAACGCTCAGCTACGGCGCCGACGCCAGCCTCAGCCGCCGCCGGACAGAGCTGGGGGGCGGGGAGTCGGGGCTGGACGCCGCAACCCGGCGTCTCAACGCCCTGAACGCGCTGCTGGATGCCGCGTCGGGCGGCGGCGGGGGGACCGGTCCGCTGGGCGGTGCGGTCCGCTCGGCGCAACAGGGCCGGAACGCCGTCGAATCCCTCCTTCAACCTTCTCCGCCGGATTCGCTGACGGTGAACACGGACCAGTACGGTCTCGGCCTGACCGCCGGGTATGAGGTGGATGTCTGGGGGCGCCTGCGCGCGGACGAAGCGGCGGCGCTTTCGGCCCTGGATGCGACGCGGGAGGAGGCCCATGCCGTCGTGCACACGATCGCGGGCCAGGTCGCGCTCACGTGGTTCAATCTACTTGAAACCGCACAGGTGCTGGGCGTGGTGCGTGGACAACTTGAGACCAACCAGACCAATCTTGGTCTGATCGAGCTTCGCTATCGCAATGGTCTCGCCACGACGCTCGACGTATACCAGCAACGCCAGGCCGTGGCCGAAACGGAATCGGCCATCCCGCTGCTGGAAGCGCGGTACGAACTGCTTAAACATACGTTGAATATCCTGCTTGGCCGCGCGCCGCGCGATGATCTGGACCTGACCGAAGCGGCCTTTGCGGCGCCGGGCCCCCTGCCGCCCTACGGGCTGCCGGCCGACCTGCTGGCCCGCCGCCCCGATGTGCGCGCGGCGGGGCTTCGCCTGCGCGCCGCGGACTGGCGGGTGGCGGCGGCCCGCGCCGATCGCCTGCCGCGCCTCCAGTTGAGCGCGGGCCTCAGCAGCGACGCCGCCGCAATCGGCTCGCTGTTCGATAGCTGGATCGCGCAACTCGCGGCAAGCGTAACGGGTCCCCTGTTCGACGGGGGGCGGCGCGAGGCAGAAATCGAACGCGCGCGCGCCGAGGCCGACGAACGGCTCGCCGCCTACCGGCAGATAGTCCTGGAGGCCGTGGCGGAGGTTGAGGATGCGCTGGTCTTGATCGATCGCCAGCAGGCGCTGATCCAGGCGCTCGATCGCCAGCTTGAGGCCGCGCGGAATTCCCATCGCGAGGCGCTCGGCCGCTACCGCAAGGGCCTGACCGATTATCTCCCCGTGCTCACCGCGTTGCGCAATCTCCAGAGCCTGGAACGCGATGTGGTGGAAGCCGCGCACGACCTGCTGGTCTATCGCGTGCAATTGCACCTCGCCCTGGGTGGTGGCTGGATGGCCGGGGCGCTTGATGCCCGAGAAGGAAAGAACGAATGA
- a CDS encoding CCA tRNA nucleotidyltransferase, with product MGDRAQAAREICAALRNAGHRALLAGGCVRDMLRGAPPEDYDIATSATAAEVQSLFSHTIPVGASFGVVIVVRDGAQFEVATFRKDGPYLDGRHPAHVEFLDEIEDAKRRDFTINAMFYDPDTASVIDYVGGREDLANGIIRCVGDPAARFREDHLRLLRAARFAARFGFALDPATRDAMARLAPAISRTSAERIRDEFVKMLCEGYARRSLELLDETGLLAQVLPEVDAMKGVAQPPEFHPEGDVYVHTLLLMDGLPAPCFATLAFGALLHDVGKPRTQTFEDRIRFNEHERVGAEMARRICRRLRFSNEQTDRIVWLVAQHMRLAAIPDMRESKRKRFVREDGFDELLALCRLDCQASHGNLDTIDWIEDYRANLPEEALRPTPLLTGNDLIAMGYAPGPDFRRVLGAIEDGQLEGTVRNTEEAKRLARSLLEP from the coding sequence ATGGGTGACCGCGCGCAGGCCGCGCGCGAGATCTGCGCCGCGCTGAGGAACGCCGGCCATCGCGCGCTTCTGGCCGGCGGTTGCGTGCGCGACATGCTGCGCGGCGCCCCGCCCGAGGACTACGACATCGCCACGAGCGCGACCGCGGCGGAGGTTCAATCGCTGTTTTCCCACACGATTCCCGTGGGCGCGTCCTTTGGCGTGGTCATCGTGGTACGGGACGGCGCGCAGTTCGAAGTGGCGACCTTTCGGAAGGACGGCCCCTACCTCGACGGGCGCCACCCCGCGCACGTCGAGTTCCTGGACGAGATCGAGGACGCGAAACGCCGCGATTTCACGATCAACGCCATGTTTTACGATCCCGATACCGCGTCTGTTATCGACTATGTCGGTGGTCGGGAAGATCTGGCGAACGGCATTATCCGTTGCGTGGGCGATCCCGCCGCCCGTTTTCGGGAGGATCACCTGCGGCTGCTTCGCGCCGCCCGATTCGCCGCGCGCTTCGGGTTCGCGCTGGACCCGGCCACCCGCGACGCCATGGCCAGGCTGGCCCCCGCCATCTCGCGGACGAGCGCCGAGCGGATCCGCGACGAGTTCGTCAAGATGTTGTGCGAGGGCTATGCGCGCCGCAGCCTCGAACTCCTGGACGAAACGGGATTGCTGGCGCAGGTGCTGCCGGAAGTTGATGCGATGAAGGGCGTGGCGCAGCCGCCCGAGTTTCATCCCGAGGGCGATGTTTACGTGCACACCCTGCTGCTCATGGACGGGCTGCCCGCGCCCTGTTTCGCCACGCTGGCTTTCGGCGCGCTGCTCCACGATGTCGGGAAGCCCCGCACGCAGACTTTCGAAGACCGCATTCGCTTCAACGAGCACGAACGGGTCGGCGCCGAGATGGCCCGCCGCATCTGCCGGCGCCTGCGCTTCTCCAACGAGCAAACCGACCGCATCGTCTGGCTGGTCGCGCAGCATATGCGGCTCGCGGCGATTCCCGACATGCGGGAGAGCAAACGCAAGCGCTTCGTGCGGGAGGACGGCTTCGACGAACTGCTTGCCCTGTGCCGACTCGACTGCCAGGCGAGTCACGGAAACCTCGACACGATCGACTGGATCGAGGACTACCGCGCGAATCTGCCCGAGGAGGCGCTCCGCCCAACGCCCCTCCTGACGGGCAACGACCTCATCGCCATGGGCTACGCGCCCGGCCCCGATTTCCGCCGCGTTCTGGGTGCGATCGAAGACGGTCAATTGGAGGGGACGGTGCGCAACACGGAGGAGGCGAAAAGACTCGCGCGATCGCTCTTGGAGCCCTGA
- a CDS encoding type II secretion system F family protein — translation MPLFEYTGVDTRGATVQGSVEAESAWALIPELRARGVMVYAVAPEGGARGLANRPRSIELEDLNLFAEQLCSLSRAGMPLATALRELAHEVRGRRFRNLIDTAAREVAGGRSLGEVFERHGESFPPLYLALIRVGEHTGNLPGVLQRMIAIGHRRQWLRQRLMVAVAYPAFLLGALAVFFGLFVTEVIGQFEHMYLQFGAELPALTEAALSFGKLMRGAGLPAIALFAGLTALLYWIRGYVLPGDAGRLAAEAALLRAPVVGRLYQAILTARFARALGMLLENGAPILESLQLAGIATASTRFARGMARAATRVAQGDPVAQTVAATGLLRPIDAWILKHGESAGDLPGALARLAESCDRESERGQQSALGGLGAGLVIVCGILVGLAVIACFLPVFQFPLMLRG, via the coding sequence ATGCCGCTCTTTGAGTACACAGGTGTCGACACGCGAGGCGCCACAGTGCAGGGCTCCGTCGAGGCCGAGTCGGCCTGGGCGCTCATCCCGGAATTGCGGGCCCGTGGGGTGATGGTCTACGCCGTGGCGCCAGAAGGGGGCGCGCGGGGCCTGGCGAATAGACCTCGGTCGATTGAGCTGGAAGATCTAAACCTGTTTGCGGAGCAGCTGTGTTCCTTGTCCCGCGCGGGCATGCCGCTGGCCACCGCACTGCGCGAACTCGCGCACGAGGTTCGGGGCAGGCGATTCCGCAACCTGATCGATACCGCCGCCCGTGAAGTCGCCGGGGGCCGTTCCCTGGGCGAGGTGTTCGAGCGCCATGGGGAGTCCTTTCCGCCACTGTACCTGGCGCTGATACGGGTTGGCGAGCACACGGGCAATCTCCCGGGCGTCCTGCAGCGGATGATCGCCATCGGACATCGCCGCCAATGGCTTCGTCAGCGGCTGATGGTGGCGGTTGCATATCCCGCCTTTCTGCTCGGCGCGCTGGCGGTGTTCTTCGGCCTTTTCGTCACGGAGGTGATAGGCCAGTTTGAGCATATGTATCTGCAGTTTGGGGCCGAGTTGCCGGCTCTTACGGAAGCGGCTCTTTCCTTCGGGAAACTTATGCGCGGCGCCGGACTCCCCGCGATCGCGCTGTTTGCGGGCCTGACCGCACTTCTATACTGGATTCGCGGGTATGTTCTTCCCGGTGACGCCGGCAGGCTTGCGGCGGAAGCGGCCCTGCTTCGCGCGCCCGTTGTGGGCCGTCTCTATCAGGCCATTCTTACGGCGCGGTTCGCCCGGGCGTTGGGCATGCTGCTGGAGAATGGCGCACCCATTCTGGAGAGCCTTCAGCTTGCTGGCATCGCCACGGCCAGCACGCGCTTCGCCCGGGGCATGGCCCGCGCGGCCACGCGCGTTGCGCAAGGGGATCCCGTGGCGCAGACCGTTGCGGCGACCGGTCTATTGCGCCCCATCGATGCCTGGATACTGAAGCACGGCGAATCGGCCGGCGATCTTCCCGGAGCGCTCGCGCGGCTGGCGGAGTCCTGTGATCGCGAGTCGGAGCGGGGGCAACAGTCCGCGCTTGGCGGGCTCGGGGCGGGTCTGGTGATCGTCTGCGGAATTCTAGTGGGATTGGCGGTGATCGCGTGTTTTCTGCCGGTCTTTCAATTTCCCCTGATGCTGCGAGGTTAG
- a CDS encoding efflux RND transporter periplasmic adaptor subunit — protein sequence MKESTVPAPTSRRNPLASALIFLVKALVPVAILAAGAGAVYAMMKTAPQPQRAPQQRQARLVDVTMADHTSQRLRVEAAGRVLAAREITLNPQVAGEIVEISSALVPGGHFDAGDLIVRIDPADYELAAKMRQAELTQMEARRVLERANQDVARREYEVLGESLNDEEKSLVLREPQLAAAAADVAAARAMLEDAHLDLQRTTVTAPFDAQVVEKFVDRGTRLTTQTPIVRLVGTDVYWVELAVQQGDLPWIALPEGDAPGSPVVLRQPSVWGPDASREGRVIRLLPALTEQGNMARVLVEVHDPLCLEPENEDKPRMLVGQFLSAEIEGRVLDHVVVLDRAYLRNGDFVWIMDQEDKLDIRPVDIAYRGVERVLIRGGIEDGERIVTTDIAAVAAGMNLRVAGEGEKPGRGGPDGPGGAS from the coding sequence ATGAAGGAATCCACCGTGCCCGCTCCAACGTCTCGGCGCAATCCGCTGGCGAGCGCGCTCATTTTTCTGGTGAAGGCGCTTGTGCCTGTCGCCATTCTGGCCGCCGGAGCCGGCGCGGTTTACGCAATGATGAAGACGGCGCCGCAGCCGCAGCGCGCGCCCCAGCAGCGGCAAGCGCGCCTGGTCGACGTGACGATGGCCGACCACACGTCGCAGCGGTTGCGTGTGGAGGCGGCCGGCAGGGTGCTGGCGGCCCGCGAGATCACGCTGAACCCGCAGGTGGCGGGCGAAATCGTCGAGATAAGCTCCGCGCTTGTGCCGGGCGGCCATTTCGACGCGGGCGACCTGATCGTGCGAATAGACCCGGCGGATTACGAACTCGCCGCGAAGATGCGCCAGGCGGAATTGACCCAGATGGAGGCCCGCCGCGTGCTCGAGCGCGCAAACCAGGATGTGGCCCGACGGGAATACGAAGTGCTGGGCGAGTCTCTGAACGATGAGGAGAAGTCCCTGGTGCTGCGCGAGCCGCAGCTGGCCGCCGCCGCCGCCGACGTGGCCGCCGCGCGCGCGATGCTGGAGGACGCGCATCTCGATCTTCAGCGCACCACGGTTACCGCGCCCTTCGACGCGCAGGTGGTGGAGAAGTTCGTGGATCGGGGAACTCGCCTGACGACCCAAACCCCAATTGTCCGCCTTGTCGGGACCGATGTGTATTGGGTCGAACTGGCGGTGCAGCAAGGGGACCTCCCCTGGATCGCCTTGCCCGAAGGGGATGCGCCCGGATCGCCCGTGGTGCTGCGCCAGCCCAGTGTCTGGGGGCCGGACGCGTCGCGCGAGGGGCGCGTAATCCGTCTGCTGCCGGCGCTCACCGAGCAGGGCAATATGGCGCGCGTGCTGGTCGAAGTGCACGATCCGCTTTGCCTGGAGCCGGAAAACGAGGACAAGCCCCGGATGTTGGTGGGGCAATTCCTGTCGGCGGAGATCGAAGGCCGGGTGTTGGACCATGTGGTCGTTCTCGACCGCGCCTACCTCCGTAACGGCGATTTCGTCTGGATTATGGACCAGGAGGATAAGCTGGACATTCGCCCCGTCGATATCGCGTACCGGGGCGTCGAGCGGGTGCTTATCCGGGGCGGCATCGAGGACGGGGAGCGCATCGTGACCACGGACATCGCGGCGGTCGCCGCCGGAATGAATCTGCGCGTCGCGGGTGAGGGTGAGAAGCCCGGTCGCGGCGGCCCTGACGGCCCGGGAGGCGCGTCATGA
- a CDS encoding type II secretion system F family protein translates to MEFGAPDETWDNGGRPLPDGRAPRYRTWLLHWRDLLIAVRAIQVLVAARLPLAAGLLYLSHDTPSRPLRYVFYAMHRDIQGGLALHEAMANRPEFFPPFCTKLARAGEESGQLDAALDELQSGVSDAVSIRYVTFWHAWMLGGVLLFPILLAAVILVFVAPQLESILTHFGKPPGRLLYWGQFARDSGLLAGLALFAVGVLPGWIAVEYSWLKGGPLSRIASAVFERLPLVGRHFRKRHLATAAAVAGHLLRAGAPLPLALREAGEAAGSRRCNTIFERLAAAVEGGDGIRDAVRRDHGNLPGSFRALVSLGEQGGGLPDAFQQIAALYRRQTDQSARLAIELGLPLLVCLNGLIVFWVYGAIFSTLNAITLLGF, encoded by the coding sequence ATGGAATTCGGCGCACCAGATGAGACTTGGGATAACGGCGGGCGCCCGCTTCCGGATGGCCGCGCGCCCCGCTACCGCACCTGGCTGCTCCATTGGCGCGATCTTCTCATCGCGGTCCGCGCCATTCAGGTTCTCGTGGCGGCGCGCCTGCCGCTTGCCGCGGGCCTTCTGTACCTGAGCCACGATACGCCGAGCCGCCCGCTACGGTATGTGTTCTACGCGATGCATCGCGACATTCAAGGTGGCCTGGCGCTTCACGAGGCCATGGCGAACCGCCCCGAGTTCTTTCCGCCTTTCTGCACCAAGCTTGCCCGGGCCGGGGAAGAAAGCGGGCAGTTGGACGCGGCCCTGGACGAACTCCAGTCCGGCGTTTCGGATGCCGTTTCAATCCGCTACGTCACGTTCTGGCACGCCTGGATGCTGGGGGGTGTACTGCTATTCCCGATACTGCTTGCGGCTGTCATTCTCGTATTCGTCGCGCCACAATTGGAGTCCATCCTGACACATTTTGGAAAGCCGCCGGGGCGTCTGCTCTATTGGGGGCAGTTCGCCAGGGATAGCGGGCTTCTCGCGGGGCTCGCGCTCTTCGCCGTTGGGGTGTTGCCGGGTTGGATTGCGGTCGAATACTCCTGGCTGAAGGGCGGGCCCCTCTCGCGGATCGCGTCGGCGGTTTTCGAGCGGCTACCGCTTGTTGGCCGCCATTTCCGTAAGCGCCATCTGGCCACCGCCGCCGCGGTGGCGGGCCATCTGTTGCGCGCGGGCGCGCCGCTGCCGCTGGCGCTACGGGAGGCCGGAGAAGCGGCGGGGTCGCGGCGCTGCAACACAATCTTCGAGCGTCTGGCGGCGGCGGTGGAGGGGGGAGATGGAATCCGGGACGCGGTGCGCCGCGATCACGGCAATTTACCAGGTTCTTTCCGCGCGCTGGTGTCGCTCGGCGAACAGGGGGGAGGGTTGCCGGACGCGTTCCAGCAGATCGCGGCACTTTACCGCAGACAGACGGATCAATCCGCGCGCCTGGCTATTGAACTTGGTCTGCCGTTGCTCGTCTGTTTGAATGGCCTCATCGTCTTCTGGGTCTACGGGGCCATATTCAGCACGCTGAACGCGATCACCCTCTTGGGATTCTAG
- a CDS encoding DUF2339 domain-containing protein, whose protein sequence is MEPTSRIRELEGRVAQLTALVKRLGAAQAAQRSAARDHRAGGGTERTAAGPRGRKEHEFHLVEDVRRTVDQVLLAEEDEAIETHVGAVWISRLAAVVLMMALALAARTTFANQEIEEIGKALIGYGIAAFFIGYGLIFERSRDLFAQAILGCGLAVLYFTTYAVFFIEEMQLWNAPFWGIPITLGCLLVLVFMAHVRSSETVAGAGLFLAYYTVYFSCTRLEGLSGPVHAAATCSLLAAVALVYQASHRWLLFSWAVMVATYTVHGYYYLDKPAAIPLDGAAYFWASSALLTAFFLIFAATSIAGRRRRGFYRPMVAPMAALNVVAYYLFMSHAIARYFPGQFWCFQAALALFLFLCAFLSETRGSRSNLLFQTYILGAIAVTSLALYESLPPEYFPIALALECIVLTLFYQRSAVIGFKSIELFLMLATAIAAIGAVGMTGPVQIGVWLAPANRFCAGSVALLFMLNAWLYEKFTRHRTPAARTRSGHWFLADSRLDWTGNSMAMAHAACGALVLMAATILELSEAPELPFILGAEALVVWLFGIILLTPQVCVAAVLLLVAAHVCFHVFLWLPLEGFETQQYYLVYSTGLAVLTFLGGHAWERYLIRFRRPDIDWEHHLIVAVPFLVGTYLLTALLGRELNPLHVAAAQSGLGLGLLFLGGFNRYTGVKTAGVLAMMLAVSSFYTGLNHPDAPLDREPLFLLYFGIFLGACMGAERVFAFLKKHGSATTRIEDVLRTVLVWMAMVLGLLGLYRWSPPENLVFYLLVYAVIALVLGVVFRESRYRWGALLLFGVVTYRAFTQFQDLTPPYQVLVFGVPGVVLIVVSWAYSRRTLRNKKRGQAGPPAPTDG, encoded by the coding sequence ATGGAACCGACATCGCGCATTCGCGAACTAGAGGGCCGGGTCGCCCAGTTGACTGCGCTCGTGAAGCGGCTGGGCGCCGCGCAGGCCGCCCAGCGCAGCGCGGCGCGCGACCATCGTGCCGGCGGCGGTACGGAGCGTACCGCCGCGGGCCCCCGGGGGCGCAAGGAGCACGAGTTCCACCTCGTGGAAGACGTTCGCCGGACCGTTGATCAGGTACTGCTCGCCGAGGAAGACGAGGCCATCGAGACCCACGTGGGCGCGGTGTGGATCAGCCGGCTGGCTGCCGTCGTGCTCATGATGGCGCTCGCGCTGGCGGCGCGCACGACCTTCGCCAACCAGGAAATCGAGGAAATCGGCAAGGCCCTGATCGGCTACGGGATCGCGGCGTTCTTCATCGGGTACGGGTTGATTTTCGAGCGTTCGCGGGATCTATTCGCGCAGGCGATCCTCGGCTGCGGCCTGGCGGTCCTGTACTTTACGACGTACGCGGTCTTCTTCATCGAAGAGATGCAGCTGTGGAACGCGCCGTTCTGGGGAATCCCCATAACCCTCGGGTGCCTGCTCGTCCTGGTGTTCATGGCGCATGTGCGCTCCAGCGAAACCGTAGCGGGCGCGGGGCTCTTCCTGGCGTATTATACGGTGTATTTCAGCTGCACCCGGCTGGAGGGGCTCAGCGGGCCGGTGCACGCCGCCGCCACGTGCAGCCTGCTCGCCGCCGTCGCCCTCGTCTACCAGGCGAGCCACCGCTGGCTGCTCTTCTCGTGGGCCGTTATGGTCGCCACCTACACCGTTCACGGCTATTATTACCTCGATAAGCCCGCCGCCATACCCCTGGACGGCGCGGCGTACTTCTGGGCGTCGAGCGCCCTGTTGACGGCCTTCTTTCTCATTTTTGCGGCGACATCGATCGCGGGGCGGCGCCGGCGCGGGTTTTACCGGCCGATGGTCGCGCCCATGGCGGCGCTGAACGTTGTGGCCTACTACCTGTTCATGTCGCATGCGATCGCGCGGTATTTCCCGGGTCAGTTCTGGTGCTTCCAGGCCGCCCTGGCGCTGTTCCTGTTTCTCTGCGCCTTTCTGTCGGAAACCCGTGGATCCCGGAGCAACCTGCTCTTCCAGACCTATATCCTGGGCGCGATTGCCGTCACCAGCCTGGCGCTTTACGAATCCTTGCCGCCGGAGTACTTCCCCATTGCGCTCGCCCTGGAATGCATCGTACTAACCCTGTTCTACCAGCGGTCGGCGGTCATCGGCTTCAAGTCCATCGAACTCTTTCTCATGCTTGCGACGGCCATCGCGGCGATTGGCGCGGTGGGTATGACCGGGCCGGTTCAGATCGGGGTGTGGCTGGCGCCCGCGAATCGATTCTGTGCGGGCAGCGTCGCGCTTCTGTTCATGTTGAACGCCTGGCTGTACGAGAAATTCACGCGCCACCGGACGCCCGCCGCGCGCACCCGGAGCGGACACTGGTTTCTGGCGGATTCGCGTTTGGATTGGACCGGCAACTCGATGGCGATGGCGCACGCCGCGTGCGGCGCGCTGGTCCTTATGGCGGCGACCATACTCGAACTGAGCGAGGCGCCGGAACTGCCCTTCATCCTTGGCGCCGAGGCGCTGGTTGTCTGGCTCTTCGGCATCATCCTGTTGACGCCGCAGGTGTGCGTTGCGGCGGTACTCCTGCTGGTGGCGGCGCACGTCTGTTTCCATGTCTTTCTCTGGTTGCCGCTGGAGGGCTTCGAGACTCAGCAGTACTACCTGGTATACAGCACGGGCCTCGCGGTGCTCACCTTCCTCGGCGGGCACGCCTGGGAGCGCTACCTCATTCGCTTCCGCCGCCCGGACATCGACTGGGAACACCACCTCATCGTGGCGGTGCCGTTTCTCGTGGGGACTTACCTGCTGACAGCCCTGCTCGGCCGGGAACTGAATCCCCTGCACGTGGCCGCCGCCCAGAGCGGGCTTGGGCTGGGCCTGCTTTTCCTCGGCGGTTTTAACCGCTACACCGGCGTGAAAACCGCCGGCGTCCTGGCGATGATGCTCGCGGTGAGCAGTTTCTACACCGGCCTGAACCACCCCGACGCCCCCCTCGACCGAGAGCCGCTGTTTCTGCTGTATTTCGGCATATTTCTGGGCGCATGCATGGGGGCCGAGCGCGTGTTTGCTTTTCTCAAGAAGCATGGCTCCGCAACGACCCGCATTGAGGATGTCCTCCGGACGGTGCTCGTCTGGATGGCGATGGTGCTGGGGCTGCTGGGCCTCTACCGGTGGAGCCCGCCGGAGAACCTGGTGTTTTATCTGCTTGTGTACGCGGTGATCGCGCTCGTGCTTGGTGTGGTCTTTCGGGAAAGCCGTTACCGCTGGGGCGCCCTCCTGCTGTTCGGCGTGGTGACCTACCGGGCCTTCACGCAGTTCCAGGACCTTACGCCGCCCTATCAGGTGCTGGTCTTCGGCGTTCCCGGTGTCGTGCTGATCGTCGTTTCCTGGGCCTACTCCCGCCGGACGCTCCGCAACAAGAAGCGCGGCCAGGCAGGCCCGCCGGCCCCGACGGATGGGTGA